AGAGAAAAGAAGTATTGTAAAAAAGCTGATAAATGATTTAAGAAAAAAATATAATATTTCAATAAGTGAAAGCGGATTTAATGATAATAAAAGAATTTTTGAAATTACAATTATAACATTATCCCAAGATAAAAATTTTCTATTGAATTTTTTTGAAAAATTAGAAGAAGAAATTGAATATAAATATGGATTGAGAGTTATTTTTTCTGATTTTAGAATAATATAGAGGTGATAATTTTTGGAAGAAGTAATAGAAGAAATTAAAAGAATATTAAAAAAAATGATTTCTGAATATAGGTTAAAACATATTATGGGAGTAACATATACTGCTAAAATATTAGCAGATAAATATGGTGTTGAAGAAAATAGAATAGAATTAGCAGCATTGGGTCATGATTTATTTAGAGATGTAAAACCATATAAATTTTTAAAAATTGCAAAAGTTTATGAAATAGGGATCTCATATGTCGAAAAGAAGAATCCGATATTATTGCATGGAAAAATTGCTGCTGAATATCTTAAAAGAGAATACAATATACCTGAGGATGTTTATGAAGCAATATATTATCATACCAGTGGATATAAACATTTTGGTATAGTTGGTAAAATTATATTTATTGCCGATTCAATAGAACCTACAAGAAAATATAAAAATGTTGAATATTACAGAGATATAGCTTTTTACGATATTAATAGAGCATACAAGGAAATTTTGAAAAATAAAGTTATTTATTCACTTGAAAGGAATCACTTTTTATTGTCAGATACAGTTGACGCATGGAATTACAGCATAGCACAATGAAAAAATTATGGAGGTGGAGTAAAGTGGCAACAAGAATTCAAGTTGGTAATAGTAGAAGAACATCAGGAAAATGGATATGGATTTTATTGATTGTAATAATTGTAATAGCTATAGGTGGAATTTTTTATTTTTATAATAATTTAAAAAATACAACAGAAATGAAAGCTGATGCCGTAAGTTATTTAATTACTTATGAAATGCCTCAAAAAACAGAATTATACTTTGTTAGAATAAAAAACCAATCAAGGAAAATTTTTATTGTAAAGAGTCCAGATAATATATTTTATTCTGAAAAAGGGTTGTATATAGATTCTTTAAAGCCAGAAGAAGCATTAACTAATTTTGAACAAATGTTCGATATTAATCCTTCTACAGTTAAATATCATTTTATTTTAAAAAATGATAATATTCCAGCGTTTTTATCTATAATAAAGGGGCAAGGAAATACTATAGATGATGTTTTTGAATATTTAAAAACAAGAAAATCAGGAATTATGGATATGTTAGTAGCAAATAATTTAATTAATGAAGTAAGAAAATATGGGAATACAAATTTATCATATAATGGTGCATTTGCTTTTTTACAAGCATTTTCAAAATATTCTATAACAAGTTATGACAAGTTGGAAATAAAGACATTATTATCAAAACCAGTTGTAATAAACTTGCCAGATCTTAAGAAGAAAATGGAAAGAAATTATGTTGATAAAACAACATTAGAGTCTTTAAAAACAATTTTGGAGTGATGAAATGAAATTTCTAATGTATGTGATAGGCATTATTTTTTCTTTAATTGTAGTGATGTCTATGTTTTTCCCTTTTTTAAATGTTTATGCAAAAATGGAAAAAATACCAGATCCATATTATTTTTTAGTTTTAGGAATGGATACAACAGATGTTAATGAGAAAGTGTCAAGGACTGATTCAATATTATTAGTGGGTGTTAGCGAAAAGAAAAACAAAATTCTTGTTTTACCAATACCAAGAGATTTATTAGTAAACATTGAAAAAGAAACACTTAGAATAAATGCTGTCTATGTGAAGTATGGGATAGAAAAATTACAGAAAATTATTCAAGATATATTTAAAGTAAAAATTTCAGATTATTTGATTTTTGATTATGGACTTTTTAAAGAGATTGGAGAGATATATGCACCAGTAAAAATATATGTTCCAAAAGATATGTATTATGAGGATTTTCATCAAAATTTACATATAAATTTTAAACAGGGATATAATTATTTAAATGGTGAAGAGTTATTGTATTATGCAAGATTTAGATATGATGCATTGGGTGATTTAGGTAGAATACAAAGACAAAAAGATGTTTTATTTGCTTTGATGGGTGAAGCTAAAAATTCAGGGTTGTCAAAAGTTTTATATTCTATAGATAAAGTTTTAAATAGAACAGTAAATTCTTTCGATTATAAAAAGTTGTTTTCACTCTTTTTAATAACAAAAAAGAGTGAGATAAATTTTCTATCTTTACCTATAGAAATTGTAGGTGATTATGTCAAAATAAATAATGATCAAATAAAATACACAAATAAATATTTAGTAGATTTTGAAAAACCATTAAAAAAAGAAAAAATCTGGGTAACATTAATAAATAATATGGAGAGTTTTAAGCTGAGTTTTTATACAATTACAAGGCAAAGATGGACTAATGCTCAAGGATATTTGATAGAAATAGTAGATATATTGCCTAATATTGATGGGATTGATCATAACAAGTCTTACTTAATAATAAAAAATGATAAATATGAAAGAAAAATATTAAATGAAATAAAAAATAGATATAGCAAAATAACTTTTAAATTAATAGACGCAAAACAAAATCCAACACAATATTTTTCAATAATAAAATTTTTAAGTGATAATTTTTATAACACATTAAACTCAGATGTTATTATATTAGTGGGGAGTAACTCATGAAAGAGATAATATTATTAATTAAAGGTTTTTTAAAAAGAAATAAAAAACATTTCTTGTTTCCTTTCCTTTCAATATTTATAGGAGTATGGGGAATGATTGTTGTAATCTCTGTTATCAAAGGATTTGATAAAGCTTTAATAGATTCTTTAACATCATTTTATCCTCATATTATCGTATATGATAAAGTTGATAAAACAATAGGTAATGAAAGATTTAAAATGTATTTTTCAACATATCAAGGATTTTTTAATAAAAGTAATAAAAGGATAAGCGTGTCTTATTGGGAAATGAATGATATGGGGTATTATAATAAATTACTTATTAAGGGTAATATAGATGGGAGTATTATTGGAAGTGTTATGTCAAAGACATTAAATTTAAATCCAGGAGATACAATAAATCTCTTTTATACAGATGATAAAAATAATATTAGATTAAAAAGATTAAAAATCACTGGAGTTTTTCATTCTGGAATATATTTTATAGATTCTTCTTTTATAATAAAAAAAGAAACGGAAAATTTTTTAAATTATACAGGGATATATTTGAATAATCCAAAAAACGCAAAAAAAATAAAGAGTAAGTATTTAAAAGAGTACATTTCTTCTACATGGGAAGAACAAAATGAAAATCTTGCTAAGGCTGTAGAAATAGATTCGTATTTTGCTCTAATTATAACCTTTTTTGTTGTTTTAATGAGTGGATTTAGTATTTCGAATTCCGTTATGTATTCTATATTCGTGAGAAAAAAGGAAATAGGAATATTATACTCAATGGGTATGGAGAAAAGTAAAATTTCAATAATCTTTATTTTGGAAAGTTTAATAGTAGCAATAAGTGGTTTTTTTATAGGTGTTTTTTCATCTTCTATTACTATTTTTATATTGAAAAAAATAGATTTGAAATTACCTTCAGGAATATTTTATATAGACAAGATTCCTTTTTATTTAAATATTAATGATATTATTATTAGCTTTATATTTATTATCATTTTATCTTTTGTTTTTTCATTCTTTTCTTCAAGAAAATTGTTATCCTTTGATCCTGTAGAGGTGCTTCATAATGAATAGTCTAATAGAAATAAGTAATGTATCGTTTTCATACGATGGTAAAATAAATGTATTGGAAAATATTAATTTAAATATAGAAGAAAATAGTTACTATGGAATCTATGGTCATTCTGGTAGTGGTAAAAGTACATTATTATTTTTAATAGGAAATCTATTGAATCCTGATTTAGGTAAAATTGAATATCGATTCAGTAATATAAAGAAAAATACAGGTTTTGTATTTCAGTTTTTTAATTTAATAAATGAATTAACAATTTTAGAAAATGCTAAATTAGCTCAATATATTAGAAATAAAAAGGAAAATTTAAAAGAAATAAAGCAATTTGCTGAAATATTAGGAATTAGTGAATTATTAAATAAATTTCCTACAGAATTATCAGGTGGAGAGAAACAAAGAGCCAGCATTTTGAGAGCAGTGGTTGGCAATGTTAAAATTATTTTAGCTGATGAGCCAACAGGTAGTTTAGATATGAAAAACAAAATAATAGTGTTTAAATTATTTAGAGATTTGATTAAATTTAATAAAACGGTTATTGTTGTATCACATGAAAAAGAATTAATGGATTTTTGTGATAATAAAATTTTGCTAGAAGATGGCAAAATAAAGGGGGAATCTTAATGGAAAGAGAATTTTTATTTTTAAAGCCAAATACTGTTAGAAGAGGATTAATCGGTGAAGTAATAAGTAGATTGGAAAGAAGAGGAATAAAAATTATAGCGTTGAAAATGATTTGGGTAACAAAAGAGCAAGCAGAAGAATTATATCAAGAGCATAAAGGAAAATCGTTTTATAATGATCTAATAGATTTTGTTCTTTCTGGTCCAGTTGTTGTAATGATTTTAGAAGGACCTAGAGTTATAGAAATGGTAAGGCATATCATCGGAAACACAGATCCACTAAAAGCTTCACCAGGAAGTATTAGGGGAGAGTTTGGTATGAGTGTTACCAAAAATATTGTTCATGCATCTGATTCTCTAGAGAGCGCAAAAAGAGAAATGAAGATATTTTTTTCAGAAAATGAAATTCTAAATTATAGATTGGATGTGCAACACGATTTATGATTATTGTTAAACTAAAAAAAGGCAAAGAAAAAAAAATAAAAAATGGATATTTA
This genomic window from Marinitoga hydrogenitolerans DSM 16785 contains:
- the ndk gene encoding nucleoside-diphosphate kinase, translating into MEREFLFLKPNTVRRGLIGEVISRLERRGIKIIALKMIWVTKEQAEELYQEHKGKSFYNDLIDFVLSGPVVVMILEGPRVIEMVRHIIGNTDPLKASPGSIRGEFGMSVTKNIVHASDSLESAKREMKIFFSENEILNYRLDVQHDL
- a CDS encoding LCP family protein yields the protein MKFLMYVIGIIFSLIVVMSMFFPFLNVYAKMEKIPDPYYFLVLGMDTTDVNEKVSRTDSILLVGVSEKKNKILVLPIPRDLLVNIEKETLRINAVYVKYGIEKLQKIIQDIFKVKISDYLIFDYGLFKEIGEIYAPVKIYVPKDMYYEDFHQNLHINFKQGYNYLNGEELLYYARFRYDALGDLGRIQRQKDVLFALMGEAKNSGLSKVLYSIDKVLNRTVNSFDYKKLFSLFLITKKSEINFLSLPIEIVGDYVKINNDQIKYTNKYLVDFEKPLKKEKIWVTLINNMESFKLSFYTITRQRWTNAQGYLIEIVDILPNIDGIDHNKSYLIIKNDKYERKILNEIKNRYSKITFKLIDAKQNPTQYFSIIKFLSDNFYNTLNSDVIILVGSNS
- a CDS encoding ABC transporter ATP-binding protein; its protein translation is MNSLIEISNVSFSYDGKINVLENINLNIEENSYYGIYGHSGSGKSTLLFLIGNLLNPDLGKIEYRFSNIKKNTGFVFQFFNLINELTILENAKLAQYIRNKKENLKEIKQFAEILGISELLNKFPTELSGGEKQRASILRAVVGNVKIILADEPTGSLDMKNKIIVFKLFRDLIKFNKTVIVVSHEKELMDFCDNKILLEDGKIKGES
- a CDS encoding ABC transporter permease, translating into MKEIILLIKGFLKRNKKHFLFPFLSIFIGVWGMIVVISVIKGFDKALIDSLTSFYPHIIVYDKVDKTIGNERFKMYFSTYQGFFNKSNKRISVSYWEMNDMGYYNKLLIKGNIDGSIIGSVMSKTLNLNPGDTINLFYTDDKNNIRLKRLKITGVFHSGIYFIDSSFIIKKETENFLNYTGIYLNNPKNAKKIKSKYLKEYISSTWEEQNENLAKAVEIDSYFALIITFFVVLMSGFSISNSVMYSIFVRKKEIGILYSMGMEKSKISIIFILESLIVAISGFFIGVFSSSITIFILKKIDLKLPSGIFYIDKIPFYLNINDIIISFIFIIILSFVFSFFSSRKLLSFDPVEVLHNE
- the yqeK gene encoding bis(5'-nucleosyl)-tetraphosphatase (symmetrical) YqeK; this encodes MEEVIEEIKRILKKMISEYRLKHIMGVTYTAKILADKYGVEENRIELAALGHDLFRDVKPYKFLKIAKVYEIGISYVEKKNPILLHGKIAAEYLKREYNIPEDVYEAIYYHTSGYKHFGIVGKIIFIADSIEPTRKYKNVEYYRDIAFYDINRAYKEILKNKVIYSLERNHFLLSDTVDAWNYSIAQ
- a CDS encoding DUF503 domain-containing protein yields the protein MKILEAVYQIELINIHSLKEKRSIVKKLINDLRKKYNISISESGFNDNKRIFEITIITLSQDKNFLLNFFEKLEEEIEYKYGLRVIFSDFRII